Proteins from a genomic interval of Haemophilus parainfluenzae T3T1:
- a CDS encoding LysE family transporter, translated as MLNLMIIHLVGLLSPGPDFFYVSRVSAMSSRREAIGGVIGITIGVLIWATAAVLGLAIIFATMPIIQGIVMMLGGAYLVYLGIKMAKVKNNAVFDEKQNANVPNQSTLTSIMKGLLVNLSNAKVVIYFSSVMSLVLVNITETSQILTALAVITVETFLYFYIISVLFSRSVAKQFYSQYSRYIDNAAGLIFIFFGIYLIYSGVQHALI; from the coding sequence ATGCTAAATTTGATGATTATTCATCTTGTTGGCTTGCTTTCGCCTGGCCCTGATTTTTTCTATGTCAGTCGCGTTTCAGCGATGAGTTCTCGTCGAGAAGCCATTGGTGGCGTGATTGGGATTACCATTGGGGTATTAATCTGGGCGACGGCTGCTGTTTTAGGGCTCGCCATTATTTTTGCCACCATGCCAATTATTCAAGGCATTGTGATGATGCTTGGTGGAGCCTATTTAGTTTATCTCGGCATTAAAATGGCAAAAGTAAAAAACAATGCGGTTTTTGATGAAAAGCAGAATGCAAATGTGCCAAATCAATCAACCTTAACGAGCATTATGAAAGGCTTATTAGTCAATTTGTCTAATGCTAAAGTTGTGATTTATTTTAGCAGTGTGATGTCATTGGTTTTAGTGAATATTACCGAAACATCACAAATTTTGACCGCACTTGCCGTGATTACCGTAGAAACCTTTTTATATTTCTACATCATTTCAGTGCTTTTTTCACGTTCTGTTGCAAAACAGTTTTATAGCCAATATAGTCGTTATATTGATAATGCAGCAGGGCTGATTTTTATTTTCTTCGGAATATATTTAATTTATAGTGGCGTTCAACACGCTTTAATTTGA
- the glgA gene encoding glycogen synthase GlgA translates to MRVLHVCSELYPLLKTGGLADVLGALPFAQKEIGIDARILLPAYPKISAGIENTHVVTEFDNFAGHVVLRYGEYNGVGIYLIDAPHLYWREGNPYHDTDYNDYADNYKRFALLGWVGAELATGLDSWWRAEVVHAHDWHAGLAAAYLFNKGRPAKSVFTIHNLAYQGQFAHRHLHEIGLPEGMFHVDGLELFGQISYLKAGLYYSDMVTAVSPTYAKEITTPDFAYGLQGLLTGLREAGKLTGILNGVDQGIWHPSCDPYIKHHYKLKSIAGKKKNKADLQAYFNLPQQPDAPIFVMVTRLTEQKGVDLLIATADEIVKQGGQLAILGSGAKHLEEGICQLAQRYPENISVKIGYDEALSHLMVAGGDVILVPSRFEPCGLTQLYGLQYGTLPLVRATGGLADTVTNSTSETIKERTATGFVFQKAEADDLRNAIQHAFALWQKQRVWAMVRNNAMAQDFSWKNAAAQYEQLYLSILNQ, encoded by the coding sequence ATGAGAGTTTTACATGTTTGCTCGGAGCTGTATCCCTTACTCAAAACTGGCGGACTTGCCGATGTTTTAGGGGCATTGCCTTTTGCACAAAAAGAAATTGGTATTGATGCACGTATTTTATTGCCGGCTTATCCAAAAATTTCAGCGGGTATTGAGAATACACATGTCGTGACAGAATTTGATAATTTTGCAGGCCATGTTGTATTACGTTATGGCGAATACAATGGCGTGGGGATTTATCTGATTGATGCACCACATCTCTATTGGCGAGAAGGGAATCCTTATCATGATACCGATTACAACGATTATGCTGATAACTATAAACGCTTTGCTTTATTAGGCTGGGTGGGGGCAGAGCTTGCGACAGGCTTAGATAGCTGGTGGCGAGCTGAAGTAGTGCATGCTCATGATTGGCATGCTGGCTTAGCCGCCGCTTATCTCTTTAATAAAGGTCGTCCTGCAAAATCAGTATTTACGATTCATAACCTGGCATATCAAGGACAATTTGCCCACCGTCATTTACATGAAATTGGATTGCCAGAAGGGATGTTCCATGTTGATGGTTTAGAGTTATTTGGCCAAATTTCATATTTGAAAGCAGGTCTCTATTATTCTGATATGGTCACAGCAGTGAGTCCAACTTATGCGAAAGAAATCACTACACCAGACTTTGCTTATGGCTTGCAAGGCTTATTAACAGGCCTACGTGAAGCGGGTAAGTTGACAGGTATTTTAAATGGGGTGGATCAAGGAATTTGGCACCCAAGCTGTGATCCTTATATTAAGCATCACTATAAATTAAAATCCATCGCAGGTAAGAAGAAAAATAAAGCCGATTTACAAGCTTATTTCAATCTACCGCAACAGCCAGATGCACCAATATTTGTGATGGTAACACGCTTAACGGAACAAAAAGGCGTGGATTTATTGATTGCGACAGCAGATGAAATTGTGAAACAAGGCGGACAATTAGCGATTCTTGGTTCCGGTGCTAAACATTTGGAAGAGGGAATTTGCCAATTAGCACAACGTTACCCAGAAAATATTTCAGTAAAAATTGGCTATGACGAAGCACTTTCACATTTAATGGTTGCAGGTGGTGATGTCATTTTAGTACCAAGCCGTTTTGAACCTTGTGGATTAACTCAATTGTATGGCTTGCAATATGGTACTTTACCGCTTGTTCGTGCAACAGGAGGATTAGCCGATACTGTCACGAACAGTACAAGTGAAACCATTAAAGAGCGTACCGCAACAGGCTTTGTATTCCAAAAAGCCGAAGCAGATGATTTACGAAACGCTATCCAACATGCTTTTGCATTATGGCAAAAACAACGTGTTTGGGCGATGGTTCGTAATAACGCCATGGCACAGGACTTTAGTTGGAAAAATGCCGCCGCTCAATATGAGCAGCTTTATTTAAGCATTTTAAACCAATAA
- the glgX gene encoding glycogen debranching protein GlgX, translating into MFSIYNNGKPSPMGYSQTLENGVKISNFALFSSAADAIELCLFRDGKESRFAMSRSDDIWHVAIKGVELNDEYAFRITGKNDRTLANPQKLMLDPYGKAVSHKPDLSSSEARSIFLLNDERDNATVAPKGRIVDEHFDWSGDCKPSIPWAQTIVYELNVKGFSQLNSCIPENIRGTYAALAHPENIAYFKSLGITSLELLPVNFFIDEPHLQEKGLRNYWGYNPLAMFALEPSYAADQKHPLNEFKSMVKALHQAGIEVILDVVFNHTAESEKTFPTFCQRGIDDKTYYWQNEQGDYTNWTGCGNMLNLANDVTRKWVLDCLRYWVTECHVDGFRFDLATVLGRETPDFNPNALLFAEMERDDVLQQIKLIAEPWDIGHYGYQVGYFPAYFSQWNDRFRDDMCRFWLWQSGEVGAFAERFAGSSDIFNREGRLPHGSLNFITAHDGFTLRDLVSYNHKHNEANGEENRDGRNENYSYNHGIEGSQLDLADEWQSAVENNRVLSEKGLLGSLLLANGVPMLLAGDEFGNSQYGNNNAYCQDNEITWLKWDDFNQTLFDFTKQTIALRKKIQSLQQDAWWSDENVAWLNCGGNPMTLDDWHNRERKALQVMLDGRYLFLINAKTEAQSFYLPNGRWKKIAEIGNRVIQQCDVSGVAFEVLEHMED; encoded by the coding sequence ATGTTTAGTATTTATAACAATGGTAAACCTTCCCCAATGGGATATTCGCAAACGCTGGAAAACGGAGTAAAAATTTCTAATTTTGCGCTGTTTTCTAGTGCGGCGGATGCTATTGAACTTTGCTTGTTCCGTGATGGCAAAGAAAGCCGTTTTGCTATGAGCAGAAGCGATGATATTTGGCATGTGGCAATTAAAGGCGTTGAGTTAAATGATGAGTATGCGTTCAGAATCACTGGCAAAAATGACCGCACTTTAGCTAATCCGCAAAAGTTAATGCTTGATCCTTATGGCAAAGCAGTAAGCCATAAACCAGATTTAAGTTCATCAGAAGCCCGTTCGATTTTTTTATTAAATGATGAACGAGATAATGCAACAGTTGCACCTAAAGGTCGCATTGTGGATGAACATTTTGATTGGTCAGGGGATTGCAAACCGTCTATTCCTTGGGCTCAAACGATTGTATATGAACTAAATGTTAAAGGGTTTAGCCAATTAAATTCCTGTATTCCAGAAAATATTCGGGGCACTTATGCGGCGTTAGCTCACCCTGAAAATATTGCGTATTTTAAATCATTGGGTATTACCAGCCTTGAATTGCTTCCAGTGAACTTCTTCATTGATGAACCGCATTTGCAAGAAAAAGGATTACGTAATTATTGGGGCTACAATCCACTAGCCATGTTTGCTTTAGAACCGAGTTACGCAGCTGATCAAAAACACCCGTTGAACGAGTTTAAGAGCATGGTGAAAGCCTTGCATCAAGCGGGCATTGAAGTGATTTTAGATGTCGTATTTAACCATACGGCTGAATCGGAAAAAACATTTCCGACATTTTGTCAGCGCGGTATTGATGATAAAACCTATTACTGGCAAAACGAGCAAGGTGATTATACGAACTGGACAGGCTGCGGCAATATGCTCAATCTTGCCAATGATGTCACTCGCAAATGGGTATTAGATTGCTTACGTTATTGGGTAACTGAATGCCATGTAGATGGTTTCCGTTTTGATTTAGCCACCGTGCTTGGTCGTGAAACACCTGATTTCAATCCGAATGCACTATTGTTTGCGGAAATGGAACGGGATGACGTTCTACAACAAATTAAATTAATTGCTGAACCTTGGGATATTGGTCATTACGGCTATCAAGTCGGGTATTTCCCCGCTTATTTCTCTCAATGGAATGATCGTTTCCGTGATGATATGTGCCGTTTTTGGTTATGGCAAAGTGGTGAAGTGGGCGCCTTTGCAGAGCGTTTTGCGGGCTCTAGCGATATCTTTAACCGCGAAGGTCGATTACCACATGGCAGCTTGAATTTCATTACAGCCCATGATGGTTTTACGTTGCGAGATTTAGTGAGCTATAACCATAAACACAATGAAGCTAACGGTGAAGAGAACCGTGACGGACGGAATGAAAATTATAGTTACAATCATGGAATTGAAGGTTCTCAACTCGATTTAGCAGATGAATGGCAAAGTGCGGTCGAAAATAACCGTGTTTTATCAGAAAAAGGCTTGTTAGGCTCTTTATTACTGGCAAATGGTGTACCCATGCTGCTTGCTGGAGATGAGTTCGGCAATAGCCAATATGGCAATAACAATGCCTATTGCCAAGATAACGAAATTACCTGGTTAAAGTGGGATGATTTTAACCAAACCTTATTTGACTTCACCAAGCAAACCATTGCATTACGAAAAAAAATTCAAAGTTTGCAGCAGGACGCTTGGTGGTCGGATGAAAATGTCGCGTGGTTGAATTGTGGTGGAAACCCGATGACCCTAGACGATTGGCATAATCGGGAAAGAAAAGCCTTACAAGTGATGTTGGATGGTCGCTACCTTTTCTTAATTAATGCAAAAACTGAAGCGCAATCTTTTTATTTACCAAATGGAAGATGGAAAAAGATTGCAGAAATTGGAAACAGAGTGATTCAACAATGTGATGTGAGTGGTGTGGCATTTGAAGTGTTGGAACATATGGAGGATTAA
- the nusB gene encoding transcription antitermination factor NusB: MTEKKEPVKKVSPRRRARECAVQALYSWALSGNAPEQVELTFVVDQDLKGVDKPYFSRLFRQTVANVDSVDFSMSHYLDRTLDELDPIEKAILRLAVYELQFEPDVPYKVAINEAIEVAKVFGADESHKYINGVLDKVAPALGRK, from the coding sequence ATGACAGAGAAAAAAGAACCTGTAAAAAAAGTATCGCCACGTCGTAGAGCGAGAGAATGTGCAGTCCAAGCTTTATATTCTTGGGCGCTCTCTGGTAACGCACCAGAACAAGTGGAACTCACTTTTGTGGTGGATCAAGATTTAAAAGGTGTGGATAAACCTTATTTTAGCCGCCTTTTCCGTCAAACTGTCGCGAATGTGGACTCTGTTGATTTTTCAATGAGCCATTATTTAGATCGCACATTGGATGAATTAGATCCGATTGAAAAAGCGATTTTACGTTTAGCGGTTTATGAACTTCAATTTGAGCCAGATGTACCGTATAAAGTGGCGATTAATGAGGCAATTGAAGTGGCGAAAGTGTTTGGTGCAGATGAAAGCCATAAATACATTAATGGTGTATTGGATAAAGTCGCTCCTGCATTAGGTCGCAAATAA
- the thiL gene encoding thiamine-phosphate kinase: MSTGEFDLIGRYFSIQKGTQHFVDFSIGDDCAITHIPEGYQLAITTDTMVEGTHFLSSISPQDLAYKAIATNLSDLAAMGAKPAWISLALTLPKVNENWLSQFSQSLFDTLNQYDVTLIGGDTTKGPLSVTITAQGFVPKGKALFRHNAKVGDLIYVSGTLGDSAAGLNWILQGKSAVDFDTEFLVKRHFHPTPRVELGQALVDVAHSCIDISDGLVADLGHILTRSQCSAEIELSTLPLSTPLKKTYRLEKAEAFALSGGEDYELCFTVPANKKAEIEKLSQLLNVPCTCIGKIVPQNNNPITFFKDGRVINYQAPSGFDHFKDK, from the coding sequence ATGAGTACGGGTGAATTTGATCTTATAGGGCGATATTTCTCAATACAAAAAGGCACTCAACACTTTGTTGATTTTAGTATTGGGGATGATTGTGCGATCACTCATATTCCTGAAGGCTATCAGCTTGCCATTACCACCGATACAATGGTCGAGGGCACGCATTTTTTATCTTCCATTTCTCCCCAAGATTTAGCGTATAAAGCTATCGCGACAAATCTAAGTGATTTAGCTGCTATGGGCGCGAAACCCGCTTGGATTTCTCTTGCACTCACATTACCTAAAGTTAATGAAAACTGGCTAAGCCAATTTAGTCAAAGCTTGTTTGATACATTAAATCAATATGATGTGACTTTAATTGGTGGTGATACAACAAAAGGCCCACTTTCTGTAACTATTACGGCACAAGGTTTCGTACCAAAAGGAAAGGCTTTATTCCGACATAACGCGAAGGTTGGTGATTTAATTTATGTATCGGGCACGTTAGGTGATAGTGCGGCGGGTTTAAATTGGATCTTACAAGGTAAAAGTGCGGTCGATTTTGATACTGAATTTTTAGTAAAACGCCATTTTCATCCAACGCCACGCGTTGAATTAGGTCAAGCCTTAGTGGATGTCGCGCATTCATGCATTGATATTTCAGATGGTCTTGTTGCCGATTTAGGACATATTTTAACGAGAAGCCAATGTTCAGCAGAGATTGAGTTATCTACCTTGCCTTTATCCACACCACTCAAAAAAACATATCGCTTAGAAAAGGCTGAAGCGTTTGCATTAAGTGGCGGGGAAGATTATGAGCTTTGCTTTACGGTACCTGCAAATAAAAAGGCCGAGATTGAAAAGTTGTCCCAATTATTAAATGTACCTTGCACTTGTATCGGGAAAATCGTTCCGCAAAATAACAATCCGATTACTTTTTTTAAAGATGGACGTGTCATCAATTATCAAGCGCCCTCTGGTTTCGATCATTTTAAGGATAAATAA
- the glgC gene encoding glucose-1-phosphate adenylyltransferase — MKSDLNKYELVKDTLVLILAGGRGSRLHELTDKRAKPALYFGGNRRIIDFALSNCINSGLNRIGVVTQYAAHSLLRHLQTGWSFLPQERGEFVDMLPARQQIDDSTWYRGTADAVYQNMAIIRNHYRPKYILILAGDHIYKQDYSVMLMDHVRSGAKCTVGCIEVPRSEASEFGVMAVNENLKVKAFVEKPKDPPAMVGKPDTSLASMGIYVFDAEYLYKMLDREVNTPCTSHDFGKDVLPKCLEEGVLYAHPFSRSCMGRNTEGEIYWRDVGTLDSFWQANIDLVSEHPQLDIYDQSWPIRGNPVQAYPSKFFYKKANVKPVDNSLIGGGCVITDASISNSVLFDRVKIDEDSSVDHCVVLPQVQIGKNCTLKDCIIDRHCIIPDGMEIGVDKALDSKRFRVSSTGKVVLVTSTMLKKLQGEEVTNEEHLD, encoded by the coding sequence ATGAAAAGTGATCTTAATAAATATGAATTGGTTAAAGATACTTTAGTGCTTATTTTAGCCGGTGGTCGTGGTTCTCGTTTACATGAATTAACAGATAAACGTGCGAAACCTGCATTATATTTCGGCGGTAATCGTCGCATTATTGACTTTGCGCTTTCCAACTGTATTAACTCCGGTCTTAATCGCATCGGTGTCGTGACTCAATATGCCGCTCACTCTTTATTACGCCACTTACAAACAGGTTGGTCATTCCTACCACAAGAGCGCGGTGAGTTCGTTGATATGTTACCGGCTCGTCAACAAATTGATGATTCTACTTGGTACCGTGGTACAGCGGATGCGGTGTATCAAAATATGGCGATTATTCGCAATCACTATCGTCCAAAATACATTTTGATTCTTGCAGGCGACCATATTTATAAACAAGATTACAGTGTCATGTTGATGGATCACGTGAGAAGTGGAGCAAAATGTACAGTAGGCTGTATTGAGGTACCACGTTCTGAAGCCAGTGAATTTGGTGTCATGGCGGTAAACGAAAACCTTAAAGTGAAAGCCTTCGTTGAAAAACCAAAAGATCCACCTGCCATGGTGGGTAAACCAGATACGTCGCTAGCCTCTATGGGGATCTACGTGTTTGATGCTGAGTATCTCTATAAAATGCTTGATAGAGAAGTGAATACCCCTTGCACATCTCATGACTTTGGTAAAGATGTTTTGCCAAAATGCTTGGAAGAAGGCGTGCTTTATGCGCATCCATTTAGCCGTTCTTGTATGGGCCGAAACACTGAAGGTGAAATTTACTGGCGTGATGTGGGTACACTCGATAGTTTCTGGCAAGCGAATATCGATTTAGTTTCAGAGCATCCACAATTAGATATTTATGATCAAAGTTGGCCAATTCGTGGTAATCCAGTGCAGGCTTATCCATCTAAATTCTTCTATAAAAAAGCGAATGTCAAACCGGTAGATAACTCGCTTATCGGTGGTGGCTGTGTGATTACGGATGCATCTATTAGTAATTCAGTGTTGTTTGATAGAGTCAAAATTGATGAAGACTCTTCTGTGGATCACTGTGTCGTGTTACCGCAAGTACAAATTGGTAAAAATTGTACATTAAAAGATTGTATTATTGATCGCCATTGTATTATTCCAGATGGTATGGAAATCGGTGTGGATAAAGCCCTTGACAGTAAACGCTTCCGTGTGAGTTCTACCGGTAAAGTTGTACTTGTAACCTCAACGATGTTGAAAAAATTGCAAGGCGAAGAAGTCACTAACGAAGAACATTTGGATTAA
- the ribE gene encoding 6,7-dimethyl-8-ribityllumazine synthase: MKVLEGAVAAPNAKIAVVIARFNSFINESLLEGAVDALKRIGQVKDENITIVRAPGAYELPLVARRLAESKKFDAIVALGTVIRGGTAHFEYVAGEASSGLGQVAMQAEIPVAFGVLTTENIEQAIERAGTKAGNKGAEAALTALEMVNLLQQIDAA, from the coding sequence ATGAAAGTTTTAGAAGGTGCGGTAGCTGCGCCAAATGCTAAAATCGCAGTGGTGATTGCTCGTTTTAACAGTTTTATTAATGAAAGTTTATTAGAAGGCGCGGTAGATGCATTAAAACGTATCGGCCAAGTGAAAGATGAGAATATCACAATCGTTCGAGCACCAGGTGCGTATGAACTTCCATTAGTAGCACGTCGTTTAGCTGAAAGCAAAAAATTTGATGCAATCGTGGCATTGGGTACGGTAATCCGTGGTGGTACAGCTCACTTTGAATATGTAGCGGGTGAAGCAAGTAGCGGTTTAGGTCAAGTAGCAATGCAAGCTGAAATTCCAGTAGCATTCGGTGTTTTAACAACTGAAAACATTGAACAAGCTATCGAGCGCGCAGGTACTAAAGCGGGTAATAAAGGTGCAGAAGCAGCATTAACTGCACTTGAAATGGTGAACCTTTTACAACAAATTGATGCGGCATAA
- a CDS encoding glycogen/starch/alpha-glucan phosphorylase codes for MIMDNFDSPFLYNRPSLDVEGVKKAIVYKLIFLIGRSPKEASQRDWLNATLHAVRDLVTEGWITTARQSRAEETRRVYYLSMEFLIGRTLSNAMIAEGIYDVAQKALAELNVDLEEIIEKEVDPGLGNGGLGRLAACFMDSLATLAIPAMGYGIRYEYGMFRQKIENGQQVERPDDWLEKGAPWEFMRPSKRFSIDFGGHIYFEGKKCIWNPAEKVTALAYDQMIPGYKNDSASTLRLWSAHGGESFNLEEFNRGDHLAAVATRSANQNLSRVLYPDDSTWNGRELRLRQEYFLVSASLQDILRRHFRTHGTLDNLADKVAIHLNDTHPTLAIPELMRILIDLHGYSWQKAWDVTRRIFSYTCHTLMSEALETWPVEMMAKILPRHLQMIFEINDHFLEYVKTYVTTDMDFIRRVSLIEEGYQRKVRMGWLSVVGSHKVNGVAAIHSDLMVTSTFADFARIYPERFTNVTNGVTPRRWLAVANPKLAALFDQYIGSEWRCDLSQIEKLKAFADKGEFKRAVADIKYDNKVKLAQYVKKTLNIDLDPHALFDVQVKRIHEYKRQMLNVLHIIARYNEMLAHPEKDWQPRVFILAGKAASAYYAAKQTIRLINDVANVINNDERLKGRLKVVFIPNYSVSLAQLIIPAADISEQISLAGTEASGTSNMKFALNGALTLGTLDGANVEILDNVGKEHIFIFGNTVEQVEALRREGYRPFDYYQNDEQLREVIDQIIRGDFSPEEPNRYHSLIQGLQYHDYYQSFADFRSYVEAQKAVDKKYQDRDAWIASTIQNMVNMGFFSSDRTILEYAKNIWKIEPLKLEK; via the coding sequence ATGATCATGGACAATTTTGATTCGCCATTTCTCTACAATCGACCAAGTCTTGATGTTGAAGGCGTGAAAAAAGCAATTGTTTATAAATTAATTTTCTTAATTGGTCGTTCACCAAAAGAGGCGAGTCAACGCGACTGGTTAAATGCGACACTTCATGCAGTGCGTGATTTAGTGACTGAAGGCTGGATTACCACCGCTCGTCAATCTCGTGCAGAAGAAACTCGCCGTGTTTATTATCTTTCTATGGAATTCTTAATCGGCCGTACACTTTCTAATGCGATGATCGCAGAAGGTATTTATGATGTGGCACAAAAAGCCTTGGCTGAATTAAATGTTGATTTAGAAGAGATTATTGAAAAAGAAGTAGATCCTGGTTTAGGTAATGGTGGTTTAGGTCGTCTTGCTGCTTGTTTTATGGACTCACTTGCAACGTTAGCGATTCCAGCAATGGGTTACGGTATTCGTTATGAATACGGTATGTTCCGTCAAAAAATTGAAAATGGCCAACAAGTTGAGCGCCCTGATGATTGGTTAGAAAAAGGGGCACCTTGGGAATTTATGCGTCCATCAAAACGTTTCAGTATTGATTTTGGTGGTCATATTTATTTTGAAGGCAAAAAATGTATTTGGAATCCGGCTGAAAAAGTGACCGCACTTGCATACGACCAAATGATCCCTGGCTATAAAAATGATTCAGCATCAACTTTACGTTTATGGTCTGCTCATGGCGGAGAGTCGTTCAATTTAGAAGAGTTTAACCGTGGTGATCACTTAGCGGCGGTAGCAACCCGTTCAGCTAACCAAAATCTTTCTCGCGTACTTTATCCGGATGATTCTACCTGGAATGGTCGTGAATTACGTTTACGTCAAGAGTACTTCTTAGTATCAGCGTCTTTACAAGATATTCTTCGTCGTCATTTTAGAACACATGGCACGTTAGATAACTTAGCAGATAAAGTAGCGATCCACTTAAACGATACCCATCCAACATTAGCAATTCCTGAGTTAATGCGTATCTTAATCGATTTACATGGCTATTCATGGCAAAAGGCTTGGGATGTGACTCGTCGTATTTTCTCTTATACTTGCCATACTTTGATGTCTGAAGCATTAGAAACCTGGCCGGTAGAAATGATGGCGAAAATCTTACCGCGTCACTTACAAATGATTTTTGAAATCAATGATCATTTCCTTGAATATGTGAAAACGTATGTCACGACTGATATGGACTTTATCCGTCGTGTTTCACTTATCGAAGAAGGGTATCAACGTAAAGTGCGTATGGGATGGTTGTCCGTTGTTGGTTCTCATAAAGTGAACGGTGTTGCGGCAATTCACTCAGATCTTATGGTGACATCAACCTTTGCTGATTTTGCTCGTATCTATCCAGAACGTTTCACCAATGTAACAAACGGTGTGACACCGCGTCGTTGGCTTGCAGTAGCGAACCCGAAATTAGCGGCTTTATTTGATCAATATATTGGTTCTGAATGGCGTTGCGATCTAAGTCAAATTGAAAAACTTAAAGCGTTTGCAGATAAAGGTGAATTTAAGCGTGCTGTCGCAGATATCAAATACGATAACAAAGTGAAATTAGCACAATATGTGAAGAAAACACTTAACATCGATTTAGATCCACACGCATTATTTGACGTTCAAGTAAAACGTATTCACGAATACAAACGTCAAATGCTTAATGTGTTACACATTATCGCTCGTTACAACGAAATGTTGGCGCACCCAGAAAAAGATTGGCAGCCACGCGTATTTATTTTAGCGGGTAAAGCGGCTTCGGCTTACTATGCGGCAAAACAAACCATTCGTTTAATTAACGATGTCGCGAATGTCATCAATAACGATGAGCGCTTAAAAGGTCGTTTAAAAGTCGTATTTATCCCGAACTACAGCGTAAGTCTTGCACAATTAATCATTCCAGCAGCAGATATTTCTGAGCAAATCTCTCTTGCAGGAACAGAAGCATCAGGTACCAGTAACATGAAGTTTGCCTTAAATGGTGCGTTAACATTGGGTACGCTTGATGGTGCGAACGTTGAGATTTTAGATAACGTTGGTAAGGAGCATATCTTTATCTTTGGTAATACGGTTGAACAGGTTGAAGCATTACGTCGCGAAGGTTATCGTCCGTTTGATTATTATCAAAATGACGAGCAGTTACGTGAAGTCATTGACCAAATCATTCGTGGTGATTTCTCACCGGAAGAACCGAATCGTTATCACTCTCTCATTCAAGGTTTACAATACCACGATTATTATCAATCCTTTGCTGATTTCCGCAGTTATGTGGAAGCGCAAAAAGCGGTAGATAAAAAATATCAAGATCGTGATGCATGGATAGCAAGTACCATTCAAAATATGGTGAACATGGGCTTCTTCTCATCAGACCGTACGATTCTTGAATATGCGAAAAATATTTGGAAAATTGAACCGTTAAAACTCGAGAAGTAA
- a CDS encoding phosphatidylglycerophosphatase A — MNSSPLDRISLKNPVHLLALGFGSGLIRPAPGTWGSLAGTILGSALLACLGLKIFLILTALCFALGCYLCQKTADDMGVHDHGSIVWDEFVGVFIVLAAIPTLSLPWIVIAFVLFRFFDILKPYPIRYFDQKLESGFGIMVDDVLAAVYAVIVIAILRIVGLPC, encoded by the coding sequence ATGAATAGTTCACCTCTTGATAGAATTAGCTTAAAAAATCCAGTTCATTTACTTGCATTAGGTTTCGGTTCAGGACTCATTCGTCCTGCACCGGGTACATGGGGAAGTTTAGCCGGAACGATTTTAGGTTCGGCATTATTAGCTTGTCTTGGACTAAAAATCTTCCTAATTTTGACCGCACTTTGCTTTGCGCTTGGTTGTTATCTATGTCAAAAAACCGCAGATGATATGGGAGTTCATGATCACGGTTCCATTGTTTGGGATGAATTTGTTGGGGTATTTATCGTGTTAGCTGCGATTCCAACTTTATCCTTGCCTTGGATTGTCATTGCCTTTGTATTGTTTCGTTTCTTCGATATTTTAAAACCTTATCCCATCCGTTATTTTGACCAAAAACTGGAAAGCGGTTTTGGGATTATGGTGGATGATGTTTTAGCGGCAGTCTATGCTGTTATCGTGATTGCGATATTACGTATCGTAGGCTTGCCATGCTAA